A genomic window from Leishmania braziliensis MHOM/BR/75/M2904 complete genome, chromosome 19 includes:
- a CDS encoding putative C-terminal motor kinesin — protein MNIGANRGGPQAVASSAVELEVTELIARQMSSRSPDGDPDATARLVEHIRHGNGGFVLEGIRQNFKYNPPATQICMITVMDQCVIQSGPQFAVMLSADKWTDRLFKVAKTTTSAEVRDKIMSTVIKWYQLYHTNGHQRLIQRFQQSRVLGEPFQSIFAKMLKDKQQPTNNNPQHNFASLNNTNRNDILDSEEAILLECQGDLASLEYILEHPSILSDKEIVQECKQHKLACIRMLESGDHSRIGNELMSLIERFTEALSLYEAMAGFDVGDGQSSKRRSLGDEDLAETDSDDDDVQRQLRQRRGGGRRADAAEVMRKAQQETENLMNRERGETQNLRAQLEELRQKHEELQNKYKDAKAKNKEAVSMLEQYAERVELLEKGGSMDGSHLAPLPVLGASPLGARSAAGTTRSMPPASTDHMRSLVAFIRKCQREIKEVLCSDITKQAQLFSAQMSNAMAAMVQASDVDRKADQMALQWTQELYKREMKLRKSYYNTIQELKGNIRVYCRVRPMLQREIDGGHKDVMSYPSQDEVKFVDSSGRPKLFEFDEVYPPSAPQSRVFEDTAPLIDSVVDGFNVCIFAYGQTGSGKTFTMNGADGENKGINTRALERLFEIIEERKETETSVVMISVLEIYCEQIRDLLATKKEAAGLTYEVKQGGPFGTYVTNIKEVPVTSPRDIDSIMATAQTHRSEGTTNMNEHSSRSHMLLYIIVRTTNKQTNIQSYGKLSLIDLAGSERVEKSGAEGQQLKEAVAINKSLSALGDVIAGLSQNAKHVPFRNSALTFLLQDSMAGQAKVLMFVCVSPASYNASESSSSLLFASRARGVAFGQIKKNATTAGA, from the coding sequence ATGAACATAGGGGCGAATCGTGGCGGTCCACAGGCCGTCGCGTCCTCGGCGGTTGAGTTGGAGGTGACCGAACTGATTGCGCGCCAGATGTCTTCTCGCAGTCCGGATGGTGATCCGGACGCCACGGCCCGCCTCGTCGAGCACATCCGCCACGGCAACGGTGGCTTTGTACTGGAGGGGATCCGCCAAAACTTCAAGTACAACCCACCAGCGACGCAGATCTGCATGATAACAGTGATGGATCAATGCGTCATCCAAAGTGGTCCGCAGTTTGCCGTGATGCTGTCGGCGGATAAGTGGACGGATCGCCTGTTCAAGGTGGCTAAGACGACCACTTCAGCTGAGGTGCGTGACAAGATTATGAGCACCGTCATCAAGTGGTACCAGCTCTACCACACAAATGGGCACCAACGTCTGATCCAGCGCTTTCAGCAGAGCCGCGTCCTCGGTGAGCCGTTCCAGAGCATCTTCGCCAAGATGCTCAAAGACAAGCAGCAGCCCACCAATAATAACCCTCAACACAACTTCGCCTCTCTCAACAATACCAACCGCAACGATATCCTCGATTCGGAGGAGGCGATTCTGCTGGAGTGTCAGGGAGATCTGGCCTCTCTTGAGTACATACTGGAGCATCCGTCAATTCTCTCGGACAAAGAGATTGTCCAGGAATGCAAACAGCACAAGCTGGCATGCATACGCATGCTCGAGTCTGGCGATCACAGTCGCATCGGAAATGAGCTGATGAGTCTTATCGAGCGCTTTACCGAGGCTCTGAGCCTGTACGAAGCCATGGCAGGCTTTGACGTCGGCGACGGTCAATCTTCCAAGAGACGCTCCCTAGGCGACGAGGACTTGGCGGAGACAGAtagcgacgatgacgacgtgcagcgacagctgcgccagcgccgcgggGGTGGCCGACGTGCTGACGCAGCCGAGGTGATGAGGAAGGCACAGCAGGAGACGGAGAATTTGATGAACCGCGAGCGAGGTGAGACGCAGAACCTGCGCGCACAGCTGGAAGAACTGCGCCAGAAGCACGAGGAACTGCAGAACAAGTACAAGGACGCCAAGGCAAAGAACAAGGAGGCCGTCAGCATGCTGGAGCAGTACGCTGAACGTGTGGAGTTGCTGGAGAAGGGTGGCAGCATGGACGGCTCCCATCTGGCGCCTCTGCCGGTGCTGGGTGCCTCCCCGCTTGGCGCACGGAGTGCTGCTGGCACTACCCGCTCTATGCCACCGGCATCGACCGACCACATGCGAAGTCTTGTGGCGTTCATTCGAAAGTGCCAGCGCGAGATCAAAGAGGTTCTCTGCTCTGACATCACGAAGCAGGCTCAGCTGTTTTCAGCGCAGATGTCGAACGCTATGGCGGCCATGGTTCAGGCGAGCGATGTGGACCGCAAGGCCGACCAAATGGCACTGCAGTGGACGCAGGAGCTATACAAGCGCGAGATGAAGCTGCGCAAAAGCTACTACAATACTATTCAAGAGCTGAAGGGCAATATCCGCGTGTACTGCCGCGTGCGACCGATGTTGCAGAGGGAGATCGACGGCGGCCACAAGGACGTCATGTCGTACCCCTCGCAGGACGAAGTGAAGTTCGTGGACTCCAGCGGGCGACCTAAGCTCTTCGAGTTCGACGAGGTCTACccgccgtcggcgccgcaGTCGCGCGTATTCGAGGACACGGCTCCGCTTATCGACAGTGTCGTGGACGGTTTCAACGTCTGCATCTTTGCCTACGGCCAGACCGGGAGTGGTAAGACCTTCACGATGAACGGCGCTGACGGCGAGAACAAGGGCATCAACACGCGTGCCCTCGAGAGACTCTTCGAAATCATTGAGGAGCGCAAGGAGACGGAGACTTCGGTCGTGATGATTTCTGTGTTGGAGATTTACTGCGAGCAGATCCGCGACCTACTGGCCACCAAGAAGGAGGCAGCCGGGCTGACGTACGAGGTAAAGCAGGGCGGGCCGTTTGGCACGTATGTGACGAACATTAAGGAGGTGCCGGTGACGTCACCGAGGGACATTGACAGCATCATGGCGACGGCCCAGACACACCGCAGCGAGGGCACGACAAACATGAATGAGCACTCGTCGAGATCACACATGCTTCTGTATATCATTGTGCGCACGACGAACAAGCAGACGAATATCCAGAGCTACGGCAAGCTGTCGCTGATCGATTTGGCCGGTAGTGAGCGCGTGGAAAAGAGCGGCGCGGAGGGTCAGCAGCTCAAGGAGGCCGTGGCGATTAACAAGTCGCTGTCGGCTCTTGGTGACGTGATTGCCGGGCTCTCTCAAAACGCCAAGCACGTGCCCTTTCGTAACTCTGCCCTCACCTTCCTGCTCCAGGACTCCATGGCCGGGCAGGCAAAGGTGCTCATGTTTGTCTGCGTAAGCCCGGCTAGCTACAACGCCAGTGAGTCGAGCAGCTCGCTGCTCTTCGCCTCTCGTGCCCGCGGCGTCGCGTTTGGCCAGATCAAGAAAAACGCGACGACAGCGGGGGCGTAG